A genomic region of Prionailurus viverrinus isolate Anna chromosome D4, UM_Priviv_1.0, whole genome shotgun sequence contains the following coding sequences:
- the ZNF510 gene encoding zinc finger protein 510 isoform X2, giving the protein MDTTQASVSFKDVTVEFTQEEWQQIGPIQRTLYRDVMLENYNNLVSVGNCIFKPAVIFKLEQGEEPWFLEEEFLNQSHQEDYRDDYLIKRNKKIKDNHFQEVISIDNKLLTGEEEEILGKQFNLHIAPVSTKMSCKYDSWGVNLQNISQFIINNRNYSTKKRDCCSVCENLSFKIKFERNHTGEKLYEYNRSGEAFSYKENPPESQKCQTLEQAFKCNEIGKTIYDEAACVTHKNIHTGEKSNKNDGFRGKNEKTTVFNYKTTGTGEKYPHLNQCGKSCEKSALKEYNKFNMAVKHECNASGNNFYRKSYFTQPQIPVTEENSLVCNDRRQTGDKSFEYHENRNSYHISAHKVRQRSHSEVKPYKCNECGKSFFQKGHLIQHQRTHTGEKPFECNECGKTFSQKSHLSTHQRIHRAEKPYKCNECGKTFVQKSTLRGHQRIHTGEKPYKCSECGKTFVQKSTLRDHHRIHTGEKSFQCNECGKTFGQKSNLRIHQRTHSGEKTYQCNECEKSFWRKDHLIQHQKTHTGEKPFKCNECGKTFARTSTLRVHQRIHTGEKPFKCNECGKKFVRKAILNDHQRIHTGEKPFQCNKCGKTFGQKSNLRIHQRIHSGEIL; this is encoded by the exons GCATCAGTGTCATTCAAGGACGTGACTGTGGAGTTCACCCAGGAGGAGTGGCAGCAAATAGGTCCAATTCAGAGGACCCTGTATAGagatgtgatgctggagaactacAACAACCTGGTCTCAGTGG GGAACTGCATTTTCAAACCAGCAGTAATCTTCAAATTGGAGCAAGGAGAGGAGCCTTGGTTCTTAGAAGAAGAATTCTTAAACCAGAGCCACCAAG aagATTACAGAGATGATTACCTGATCAAGAGGAacaagaaaatcaaagacaaccACTTTCAGGAAGTAATATCCATTGATAATAAACTATTGactggagaggaagaggaaattttGGGAAAACAGTTTAATCTGCACATAGCTCCTGTTTCAACAAAAATGTCCTGTAAATATGACTCATGGGgagtaaatttgcaaaatatttccCAATTTATCATTAATAATAGAAACTATTCAACAAAAAAACGAGATTGCTGTAGTGTATGTGAAAATTTGTCTTTCAAAATTAAGTTTGAGAGAAATCACACTGGAGAGAAGTTATATGAATATAATAGAAGTGGGGAAGCTTTCAGTTATAAGGAAAATCCTCCTGAGAGTCAAAAGTGTCAAACGTTGGAGCAAGCTTTTAAATGTAATGAAATTGGAAAAACCATCTATGATGAGGCTGCCTGTGTTACACATAAGAATATTCACACAGgagaaaaatccaataaaaatgatggatttaggggaaaaaatgaaaaaacaactgtCTTTAACTATAAAACAACTGGGACAGGGGAGAAATACCCTCATCTTAACCAATGTGGGAAATCCTGTGAGAAGTCAGCTCTCAAGGAATACAATAAATTCAACATGGCTGTGAAACATGAATGTAATGCAAGTGGGAATAATTTCTACAGGAAGTCATACTTCACTCAACCTCAGATACCTGTCACAGAAGAGAACTCATTAGTATGTAATGACAGAAGACAAACTGGGGATAAATCCTTTGAATATCATGAAAATAGGAATTCCTACCACATATCAGCCCACAAAGTACGACAGCGAAGTCACTCTGAAGTAAAACCCTATAAGTGTAATGAATGTGGtaaatctttctttcaaaaaggaCATCTCATTCaacatcagagaactcacacaggagagaaaccatttgaatgtaatgaatgtggaaaaacCTTCTCCCAGAAGTCACACCTCAGTacacatcagagaattcacagaGCAGAAAAACCCTATaagtgtaatgaatgtgggaaaacaTTTGTCCAGAAGTCAACCCTCAGGggacatcagagaattcatacaggaGAGAAGCCTTATAAATGTAGTGAATGTGGGAAAACTTTTGTTCAAAAGTCAACCCTCAGAGATCATCACAgaattcacacaggagagaaatcCTTTcagtgtaatgaatgtgggaaaactTTTGGTCAGAAGTCAAACCTCAGAATACATCAGAGAACACATAGTGGTGAGAAAACATATCAGTGTAACGAATGTGAAAAATCGTTCTGGCGAAAAGACCATCTCATTCAAcatcagaaaacacacacaggagagaaaccttttaaatgtaatgaatgtgggaaaactTTTGCCCGGACATCAACCCTTAGAGTGCATCAAAGAATTCATACTGGGGAGAAACCatttaaatgtaatgaatgtgggaaaaaaTTTGTCCGGAAGGCAATCCTTAATgatcatcagagaattcatacaggagagaaacctttTCAGTGTAATAAATGTGGGAAAACTTTTGGCCAGAAATCAAACCTCAGAatacatcagagaattcacagtGGTGAAAtcttataa
- the ZNF510 gene encoding zinc finger protein 510 isoform X1, whose product MYVPWSPRIELGGKHSAVHSVTPYPSQLSVLSQQQQKMDTTQASVSFKDVTVEFTQEEWQQIGPIQRTLYRDVMLENYNNLVSVGNCIFKPAVIFKLEQGEEPWFLEEEFLNQSHQEDYRDDYLIKRNKKIKDNHFQEVISIDNKLLTGEEEEILGKQFNLHIAPVSTKMSCKYDSWGVNLQNISQFIINNRNYSTKKRDCCSVCENLSFKIKFERNHTGEKLYEYNRSGEAFSYKENPPESQKCQTLEQAFKCNEIGKTIYDEAACVTHKNIHTGEKSNKNDGFRGKNEKTTVFNYKTTGTGEKYPHLNQCGKSCEKSALKEYNKFNMAVKHECNASGNNFYRKSYFTQPQIPVTEENSLVCNDRRQTGDKSFEYHENRNSYHISAHKVRQRSHSEVKPYKCNECGKSFFQKGHLIQHQRTHTGEKPFECNECGKTFSQKSHLSTHQRIHRAEKPYKCNECGKTFVQKSTLRGHQRIHTGEKPYKCSECGKTFVQKSTLRDHHRIHTGEKSFQCNECGKTFGQKSNLRIHQRTHSGEKTYQCNECEKSFWRKDHLIQHQKTHTGEKPFKCNECGKTFARTSTLRVHQRIHTGEKPFKCNECGKKFVRKAILNDHQRIHTGEKPFQCNKCGKTFGQKSNLRIHQRIHSGEIL is encoded by the exons GCATCAGTGTCATTCAAGGACGTGACTGTGGAGTTCACCCAGGAGGAGTGGCAGCAAATAGGTCCAATTCAGAGGACCCTGTATAGagatgtgatgctggagaactacAACAACCTGGTCTCAGTGG GGAACTGCATTTTCAAACCAGCAGTAATCTTCAAATTGGAGCAAGGAGAGGAGCCTTGGTTCTTAGAAGAAGAATTCTTAAACCAGAGCCACCAAG aagATTACAGAGATGATTACCTGATCAAGAGGAacaagaaaatcaaagacaaccACTTTCAGGAAGTAATATCCATTGATAATAAACTATTGactggagaggaagaggaaattttGGGAAAACAGTTTAATCTGCACATAGCTCCTGTTTCAACAAAAATGTCCTGTAAATATGACTCATGGGgagtaaatttgcaaaatatttccCAATTTATCATTAATAATAGAAACTATTCAACAAAAAAACGAGATTGCTGTAGTGTATGTGAAAATTTGTCTTTCAAAATTAAGTTTGAGAGAAATCACACTGGAGAGAAGTTATATGAATATAATAGAAGTGGGGAAGCTTTCAGTTATAAGGAAAATCCTCCTGAGAGTCAAAAGTGTCAAACGTTGGAGCAAGCTTTTAAATGTAATGAAATTGGAAAAACCATCTATGATGAGGCTGCCTGTGTTACACATAAGAATATTCACACAGgagaaaaatccaataaaaatgatggatttaggggaaaaaatgaaaaaacaactgtCTTTAACTATAAAACAACTGGGACAGGGGAGAAATACCCTCATCTTAACCAATGTGGGAAATCCTGTGAGAAGTCAGCTCTCAAGGAATACAATAAATTCAACATGGCTGTGAAACATGAATGTAATGCAAGTGGGAATAATTTCTACAGGAAGTCATACTTCACTCAACCTCAGATACCTGTCACAGAAGAGAACTCATTAGTATGTAATGACAGAAGACAAACTGGGGATAAATCCTTTGAATATCATGAAAATAGGAATTCCTACCACATATCAGCCCACAAAGTACGACAGCGAAGTCACTCTGAAGTAAAACCCTATAAGTGTAATGAATGTGGtaaatctttctttcaaaaaggaCATCTCATTCaacatcagagaactcacacaggagagaaaccatttgaatgtaatgaatgtggaaaaacCTTCTCCCAGAAGTCACACCTCAGTacacatcagagaattcacagaGCAGAAAAACCCTATaagtgtaatgaatgtgggaaaacaTTTGTCCAGAAGTCAACCCTCAGGggacatcagagaattcatacaggaGAGAAGCCTTATAAATGTAGTGAATGTGGGAAAACTTTTGTTCAAAAGTCAACCCTCAGAGATCATCACAgaattcacacaggagagaaatcCTTTcagtgtaatgaatgtgggaaaactTTTGGTCAGAAGTCAAACCTCAGAATACATCAGAGAACACATAGTGGTGAGAAAACATATCAGTGTAACGAATGTGAAAAATCGTTCTGGCGAAAAGACCATCTCATTCAAcatcagaaaacacacacaggagagaaaccttttaaatgtaatgaatgtgggaaaactTTTGCCCGGACATCAACCCTTAGAGTGCATCAAAGAATTCATACTGGGGAGAAACCatttaaatgtaatgaatgtgggaaaaaaTTTGTCCGGAAGGCAATCCTTAATgatcatcagagaattcatacaggagagaaacctttTCAGTGTAATAAATGTGGGAAAACTTTTGGCCAGAAATCAAACCTCAGAatacatcagagaattcacagtGGTGAAAtcttataa